The genomic window TTCATGTGTTAAAGCATGCCATTACGCCAGCTATTTGCTTACAATTTGCTTCAGTGGGTGAATTATTAAGTGGGTCTTTATTAGCAGAAAAAGTCTTTGCTTATCCTGGATTGGGGCAAGCGACTATTGATGCCGGTTTACGTGGTGATATCCCATTATTAATGGGGATCGTGATGCTCTGTGCGGTACTGATCTTTTTCAGTAATAGCCTAGCAGATGTCATGCTGAAGAAAGTCAATAAAGGGGCAATTAGAGAGTCATGACATATAACCCTAATAAGCCCTTAATTAAATTACTGATTGCATTATTTTGTTTAGTTGTACTTGGTATTTACGTTTTTTGGCTTTCTTACACTGATGTTGAGATGAATTTATTAGATCGTCGGCTTGCACCATCATTTGAACATTGGTTTGGGACAGATAATTTAGGGCGCGATTTATGGGATAGAACATTCCAAGGAATTGCGACTAGCTTACAAATTGGCTCAATAGCTGCAATATCAAGTGGAATTATCGCCTTAGTGATGGCCGGATTATCTTCCATTAGTAAAACAATGGATTACCTTGTTCGCGGCATTATTGATGCATTATTAGCTTTACCCCATTTATTACTATTAGTTCTTCTTTGTTTTTCTTTAGGTGGGGGAAAAACAGGTGTTATTTGGGCGGTTGCATTAACACATTGGCCCAAATTAGCCCTAATATTACGCTCTGAATTACTGAAAATACGGCAAACTGATTACATTATGCTGTCCTATCGCATAGGAAATAATGCCTTATATCGGTGGCGATATCATTATTTGCTGATGATCCTACCGCAATGGATGGTTGGGACATTATTAATGTTTCCTCATGCTATATTGCATAGTGCAGCACTTAGTTTTCTTGGATTTGGTTTATCGCCACATGAACCATCCTTAGGTATTTTGCTCTCAGATGCATTACGCTATTTGAGCACTGGCGCTTGGTGGTTAGCTGTTTTCCCCGGCTTAGCATTAATGGGATTAGTACTACTGTTTGACCAATTTGCTAAATCGGCACAACAACTGTGGTTAAGAGGTGCAACATGCTAAGCTTTGATCGTTTAACAATTGATGTTGCAAAATTTCGGTGGCTGGGGAAAAAAAGCTGGTCTCCTCTGCTGCATGATATCTCTTTAGATATCAAACCTGGAGAAATGGTTGCGCTAGTTGGTGGGAGTGGCGAAGGGAAAAGCCTATTACTTCAAAGCGGATTAGGATTATTGCCTGATAATATGCGCAGCCACGGTAATATTATTTTAAATGGACGAGAACTCACTGAAGATGTAAAGCCGCATTATCGTGGTAGTGCTTTATGTTATATACCTCAAGGTGTTAGTGCGTTGAATCCATTAATTCGTATTGGCGCCCAATTAGAGCGAGCCGCCGTATTAAGTGGCCAACATATTAAAATGCATGATATTGCCCATCACCTACAGCAATATAATTTACATGCAAGCTTAGTCAAAAATTATCCAAGAACATTATCAGGTGGAATGGCGAAACGTGTACTTGCTTGTACAGCTACCCTTTCACAAGCTGAGTATATTTTAGCTGATGAGATATCTTCTTGGTTAGATGATGAGCATGCCATCCAATTATTAGAACATATGAAAACGCTTTGTCGAGATGGCAGAGGCATTTTATGGGTTACTC from Providencia sneebia DSM 19967 includes these protein-coding regions:
- a CDS encoding ABC transporter permease produces the protein MTYNPNKPLIKLLIALFCLVVLGIYVFWLSYTDVEMNLLDRRLAPSFEHWFGTDNLGRDLWDRTFQGIATSLQIGSIAAISSGIIALVMAGLSSISKTMDYLVRGIIDALLALPHLLLLVLLCFSLGGGKTGVIWAVALTHWPKLALILRSELLKIRQTDYIMLSYRIGNNALYRWRYHYLLMILPQWMVGTLLMFPHAILHSAALSFLGFGLSPHEPSLGILLSDALRYLSTGAWWLAVFPGLALMGLVLLFDQFAKSAQQLWLRGATC
- a CDS encoding ATP-binding cassette domain-containing protein, whose protein sequence is MLSFDRLTIDVAKFRWLGKKSWSPLLHDISLDIKPGEMVALVGGSGEGKSLLLQSGLGLLPDNMRSHGNIILNGRELTEDVKPHYRGSALCYIPQGVSALNPLIRIGAQLERAAVLSGQHIKMHDIAHHLQQYNLHASLVKNYPRTLSGGMAKRVLACTATLSQAEYILADEISSWLDDEHAIQLLEHMKTLCRDGRGILWVTHDLAMAVRFADRIALLRNGTLEDVLSSQELKQGGGGKWLQSLWNSLPEHQFMEYR